TTTCGCCCCGAGATCATCATGGTCACGCCGTCCTACGCGCTCAACCTGCTCGACGCTTTCAACGAACAGGGCATCGACCCGCGTGACACGAACCTCCAGGTCGGGATCTTCGGCGCCGAGCCCTGGACCCCGGCCATGCGCACCGAGATCGAAAACGCCTTCGACATGCACGCGGTCGACATCTACGGCCTGTCCGAGATCATCGGCCCCGGCGTCGCGAACGAGTGCGTCGAGACCAAGGACGGCCTGCACATCTGGGAAGACTACTTCTACCCCGAAGTCATCGACCCCGAGACCGGCGAGGTGCTGCCCGACGGCGAGCAAGGCGAACTGGTGTTTACCTCGCTGACCAAGCAGGCCTGCCCGATCATCCGCTACCGCACGCGGGATCTCACCCGCCTGCTGCCGGGCACCGCGCGCAGCATGCGCCGCATGGAGAAGGTCACCGGGAGGTCGGATGACATGTTCATACTGCGCGGCGTGAACGTCTTCCCGACCCAGATCGAAGAACAGGTGCTGAAGGTGGCGGCGCTCGCGCCGCACTACCAGCTCGAGCTCGGCCGAGACGGCCGCATGGACACCCTGACCGTGCGTGTCGAGGTGGCGCCGGGCGCCGAAGGGGAACGCGACGCCGCCGGCGCGCTGCTGCGCGAACACATCAAGAACGTGGTCGGCGTCAGCAGCACGGTTGACGTCGGTGCCGTCGGCAGTGTCGCGCGCAGCCAGGGCAAAGCCGTGCGCGTCGTCGACAACCGGCCGAAGGACTAGTGTTCCATCCGCCTATAAACTACGGATTCAGCGTCCCTGTGGTGTTTCGCCGCAAGACGCAGTGCGAAGGCAATAGGGACCTATTGTCAAGCGCTGCAACGACGGGGCGGGAC
This portion of the Pseudomonadota bacterium genome encodes:
- the paaK gene encoding phenylacetate--CoA ligase PaaK, producing MKDLTPDRASLDPIEVASRDEIEALQLERMQWSLQHAYDNVPHYTASFDAAGVHPKELRSLSDLKHFPFTVKQDLRDNYPFGMFAVPEQQVARVHASSGTTGKPTVVGYTQADVDLWATVVARSIRASGGKPGDKVHVAYGYGLFTGGLGAHYGAEKLGCTVIPVSGGMTERQVTLITDFRPEIIMVTPSYALNLLDAFNEQGIDPRDTNLQVGIFGAEPWTPAMRTEIENAFDMHAVDIYGLSEIIGPGVANECVETKDGLHIWEDYFYPEVIDPETGEVLPDGEQGELVFTSLTKQACPIIRYRTRDLTRLLPGTARSMRRMEKVTGRSDDMFILRGVNVFPTQIEEQVLKVAALAPHYQLELGRDGRMDTLTVRVEVAPGAEGERDAAGALLREHIKNVVGVSSTVDVGAVGSVARSQGKAVRVVDNRPKD